A stretch of Flavobacterium sp. N1994 DNA encodes these proteins:
- a CDS encoding C1 family peptidase → MNKSIIYVASLFLSFTGIAQTYEFHTIKDIEATPVISQDKTGTCWSFATTSFLEAEIIRLTGKKIDLSEMYNVRNTYLDKAENYVMRQGKAQFGEGGLSHDVINSAKKYGVVPESNFIGKTNPDLKYNHNKMEAELEVVVKKAVAETPKKYPNWKADYATILDTYMGKFNEEDKIILPNQSIDNKEASGEKAVTPKQFLSTTKLNLDDYITITSYINQPFYSKFILNIPDNFANGIFYNLPLDEFMQNIDNAITKGFTVALDTDVSEATFSEENGIAVIPENAADSETILKEIKPEKNITPEYRQAEFENYDTQDDHLMHIVGKVEDQKGDVFYKVKNSWGANSGRDGFMYMSVSYLRLKSISVMLHKDGLTKKTKAALRV, encoded by the coding sequence ATGAACAAATCAATAATTTATGTTGCTTCCTTATTCCTCAGCTTTACTGGAATAGCTCAGACTTATGAATTTCATACCATTAAAGATATTGAAGCCACTCCTGTAATCTCTCAGGATAAAACAGGAACTTGTTGGAGTTTTGCTACAACTTCCTTTCTAGAAGCAGAAATCATCCGTTTGACTGGAAAGAAAATCGACCTATCGGAAATGTATAATGTTCGTAACACTTATCTGGATAAAGCCGAAAACTATGTGATGCGTCAAGGAAAAGCACAGTTTGGAGAAGGCGGATTAAGCCATGATGTGATTAATAGCGCTAAAAAATATGGTGTGGTTCCCGAAAGCAATTTCATTGGAAAAACAAACCCAGATTTGAAATACAATCACAATAAAATGGAAGCCGAATTAGAAGTGGTGGTTAAAAAAGCAGTAGCTGAAACCCCTAAAAAATATCCAAATTGGAAAGCGGATTATGCTACTATTTTAGATACTTACATGGGGAAATTTAATGAAGAGGATAAGATTATTTTACCTAATCAATCTATCGACAATAAGGAAGCTTCAGGAGAAAAAGCAGTAACGCCAAAGCAGTTTTTGTCTACTACTAAATTAAATTTAGATGATTACATTACCATAACTTCCTATATCAACCAACCTTTCTACTCCAAATTTATTTTAAACATCCCAGATAATTTTGCTAATGGCATATTCTACAACTTGCCTTTAGATGAATTTATGCAAAATATTGATAATGCTATTACTAAAGGATTTACAGTAGCTTTGGATACCGATGTAAGTGAAGCTACTTTCTCTGAAGAAAATGGTATAGCTGTCATTCCGGAAAATGCTGCTGACTCGGAAACTATTTTAAAAGAAATTAAACCCGAAAAAAATATTACTCCAGAATACCGTCAAGCGGAATTTGAAAATTACGACACCCAAGACGATCATTTGATGCACATTGTTGGAAAGGTAGAAGATCAAAAAGGGGATGTGTTTTACAAAGTAAAAAACTCTTGGGGAGCCAATTCAGGGAGAGATGGTTTTATGTATATGAGTGTTTCTTATTTGAGGTTAAAATCGATATCGGTCATGTTGCATAAAGATGGCTTGACTAAAAAAACTAAAGCAGCTTTGAGAGTATAA
- a CDS encoding 1,4-dihydroxy-2-naphthoyl-CoA synthase — protein sequence MSSIHWKTVKDFEDITYKKCNGVARIAFNRPDVRNAFRPKTTSELLQAFQDAQEDTSIGVVLLSAEGPSSKDGIWSFCSGGDQKARGHQGYVGDDGYHRLNILDVQRLIRFMPKAVICVVPGWAVGGGHSLHVVCDLTLASKEHAIFKQTDADVTSFDGGYGSAYLAKMVGQKKAREIFFLGRNYSAQDAFEMGMVNAVIPHAELEDTAYEWAQEILAKSPTSIKMLKFAMNLTDDGMVGQQVFAGEATRLAYMTDEAKEGRDAFLEKRKPNFEKKWLP from the coding sequence ATGAGTTCAATTCATTGGAAAACAGTTAAAGATTTTGAAGACATCACTTATAAAAAATGCAATGGTGTTGCGAGAATAGCTTTCAATCGTCCTGATGTTCGCAATGCTTTCCGACCAAAAACCACATCCGAATTGCTACAAGCATTTCAAGATGCTCAAGAAGATACTTCTATTGGGGTTGTTTTGCTTTCTGCTGAAGGACCAAGTTCTAAAGACGGCATTTGGTCATTTTGTTCAGGCGGAGATCAAAAAGCGCGAGGACATCAAGGCTATGTAGGCGATGATGGTTACCACAGACTAAATATTTTGGACGTACAACGCTTAATTCGCTTTATGCCAAAAGCTGTTATTTGTGTTGTGCCAGGTTGGGCTGTAGGTGGCGGACATAGTTTACATGTGGTTTGCGATTTAACATTAGCTAGTAAAGAACATGCTATCTTCAAACAAACGGATGCCGATGTAACTAGTTTTGATGGAGGTTATGGTTCTGCTTATTTGGCCAAGATGGTAGGACAAAAGAAGGCACGTGAAATATTTTTTCTAGGAAGAAATTATTCCGCTCAAGATGCTTTTGAAATGGGAATGGTAAATGCGGTTATTCCTCACGCTGAATTAGAAGATACTGCTTACGAATGGGCACAAGAAATCTTAGCAAAATCACCGACATCCATAAAAATGTTGAAGTTCGCTATGAATTTAACAGATGATGGAATGGTAGGACAGCAAGTTTTTGCTGGTGAAGCTACAAGATTAGCTTATATGACTGACGAAGCAAAAGAAGGAAGAGATGCTTTTTTAGAAAAAAGAAAACCTAACTTTGAAAAAAAGTGGTTGCCATAA
- the menA gene encoding 1,4-dihydroxy-2-naphthoate octaprenyltransferase produces MKHWIEAARLRTLPLSVSGIIVGSFYAMSQAMFNWKIVVFALLTTLGLQILSNFANDYGDGVKGTDNDDRVGPKRAIQKGAITPFAMKNAIILTSFVTLCFAILLIYCAFKESYLLYSFIFLFLGVLAIASAIRYTVGKGAYGYRGYGDLFVFIFFGLVSTFGVYFMFSKEIDWLLLLPATAIGFLSVGVLNLNNMRDEESDRKAGKNTVVVKKGGEWAKKYHYFLVISAMILVVIFAILNNFHFDQYIFLGAYLPLLSHLNRVKKNRNPKLLDPELKKLALSTFFLSVLLALSLIYFISDLLVNYI; encoded by the coding sequence ATGAAACACTGGATTGAAGCGGCGAGACTTCGTACTTTACCACTTTCGGTATCAGGAATTATTGTGGGTAGTTTTTATGCCATGTCACAAGCTATGTTTAATTGGAAAATTGTCGTTTTTGCTTTGCTAACAACGTTAGGATTACAAATACTTTCCAATTTTGCAAATGATTATGGTGATGGTGTAAAAGGAACGGATAACGATGATAGGGTGGGGCCAAAACGAGCGATTCAAAAAGGAGCTATTACTCCATTTGCTATGAAAAATGCCATAATACTAACATCCTTTGTTACTTTGTGTTTTGCCATTTTACTGATTTATTGTGCGTTCAAAGAAAGTTACTTGCTTTATTCCTTTATCTTTTTGTTTTTAGGGGTTTTGGCAATTGCCTCTGCTATTCGTTATACTGTTGGAAAAGGAGCATATGGTTATAGAGGTTATGGCGATTTGTTTGTTTTTATTTTCTTTGGTTTGGTTAGTACTTTTGGTGTTTATTTCATGTTTTCTAAAGAAATAGATTGGCTATTGCTACTTCCAGCGACAGCTATAGGCTTTTTAAGCGTAGGGGTTTTGAATCTTAACAATATGCGAGATGAAGAAAGCGATAGAAAAGCAGGTAAGAATACAGTTGTGGTTAAAAAAGGCGGTGAATGGGCAAAAAAATATCATTACTTTTTAGTGATTTCTGCAATGATTCTAGTTGTTATTTTTGCTATTTTGAATAATTTTCATTTCGATCAATATATTTTTTTAGGAGCCTATTTGCCATTACTATCGCATCTAAACAGAGTGAAAAAAAATAGAAACCCAAAATTATTGGATCCAGAGTTGAAGAAATTAGCCTTAAGCACATTTTTTCTATCGGTTTTATTGGCTTTGAGCTTAATCTATTTTATTTCAGACTTATTGGTTAATTACATTTAA
- a CDS encoding metal-dependent hydrolase: protein MKITFYGHACIGIEVSGKHILVDPFITGNPKASHIDINVLKADYILLTHAHNDHTLDAEAIAKRTDAVIVANYEVAVHFANKGLKYHPMNHGGSWQFDFGKVKLVNAVHSSSFADGSYGGNPAGFVIEGEHKNIYISGDTALTMDMKLIPMRTKLDLAILSIGNNFTMDVEDAIIAADFVQCDKVLGVHFDTFGFIVINHDEAKKKFFDAGKDLMLLDIGESISL from the coding sequence ATGAAAATTACATTCTACGGACACGCTTGTATTGGAATTGAAGTAAGCGGTAAACATATTTTAGTAGACCCTTTTATTACTGGAAATCCCAAGGCTTCTCATATTGATATCAATGTGTTAAAAGCAGATTATATACTACTTACGCATGCTCATAATGATCATACTCTTGATGCAGAAGCTATAGCTAAACGAACAGATGCGGTTATTGTAGCAAATTATGAAGTGGCGGTTCATTTTGCAAATAAAGGATTAAAATACCACCCCATGAATCATGGCGGAAGTTGGCAATTTGATTTTGGAAAAGTGAAATTAGTCAATGCAGTGCATAGCAGTTCTTTTGCAGACGGAAGTTATGGTGGTAATCCTGCAGGTTTTGTAATCGAAGGTGAGCATAAAAACATCTATATTTCTGGAGATACCGCTCTTACTATGGATATGAAACTTATTCCAATGAGAACTAAATTAGATTTAGCAATACTATCCATTGGAAATAATTTTACAATGGATGTTGAAGATGCTATTATTGCCGCAGATTTTGTCCAATGTGATAAAGTATTAGGAGTGCATTTTGATACATTCGGATTTATTGTAATTAATCATGATGAAGCCAAAAAGAAGTTCTTTGATGCCGGAAAAGATTTAATGCTTTTAGATATTGGAGAAAGCATTTCGCTTTAA
- a CDS encoding o-succinylbenzoate synthase translates to MKASYFKYILHFKQASGTSRGILTDKETWFIILEKEGKKGIGECGILRGLSADDRPDYEEKLKWTCENIHLGEQKLWEELIEFPSIQFGVEMAFLSLKSETPFELFPSDFVKSIKSISINGLIWMGDEDFMKAQIEGKIEQGFSCIKLKIGAIDFDKELDLLRFIRANFDEKTIEIRVDANGVFDSNDALFKIKQLTGFKLHSIEQPIKKNQTDTMSVLCKSTTIPIALDEELIGIFSLESKEELLQKVMPQYIILKPSFIGGFRGTLEWIALAKKYNIGWWITSALESNVGLNAIAQFTFLQNNSMPQGLGTGSLYTNNFDSPLTVYDGQLWYDTTRNWNFTI, encoded by the coding sequence ATGAAAGCTTCTTACTTCAAATACATACTTCATTTTAAACAAGCCTCAGGAACTTCAAGAGGCATTTTAACCGATAAAGAAACTTGGTTTATCATCTTAGAAAAAGAAGGTAAAAAGGGAATAGGAGAGTGTGGAATTCTTCGTGGATTGAGTGCGGATGATAGACCCGATTATGAAGAAAAATTAAAATGGACTTGCGAAAATATCCATCTTGGAGAACAAAAACTTTGGGAAGAATTAATCGAATTTCCTTCAATTCAATTTGGAGTAGAGATGGCTTTTTTGTCTTTGAAAAGTGAAACTCCCTTCGAATTATTTCCTTCCGATTTTGTAAAAAGCATTAAAAGTATTTCCATAAATGGATTGATTTGGATGGGGGATGAAGACTTCATGAAAGCCCAAATTGAAGGCAAAATCGAGCAAGGTTTTAGCTGTATAAAACTTAAGATTGGAGCCATAGACTTTGATAAAGAATTAGATTTATTACGCTTTATTAGAGCAAATTTTGATGAAAAAACAATTGAAATCAGAGTCGATGCCAATGGTGTTTTTGATTCAAATGATGCTTTATTTAAAATAAAACAACTAACTGGTTTTAAATTACATAGTATTGAACAACCAATTAAAAAAAATCAGACTGACACGATGTCAGTTTTGTGTAAAAGCACGACAATTCCTATAGCTTTGGACGAAGAGCTAATTGGAATATTTTCATTGGAAAGTAAAGAAGAATTATTGCAAAAAGTGATGCCCCAATACATCATTTTGAAGCCCAGTTTCATCGGCGGATTTAGAGGAACTTTAGAATGGATTGCATTGGCAAAAAAATACAATATCGGTTGGTGGATTACTTCTGCATTGGAAAGTAATGTAGGTTTAAATGCGATTGCCCAATTTACTTTTTTACAAAATAATTCGATGCCACAAGGTTTAGGAACGGGAAGTTTATATACCAATAATTTTGATTCTCCTTTGACGGTTTATGATGGACAACTTTGGTATGATACAACAAGAAACTGGAACTTTACTATATAA
- a CDS encoding oxygenase MpaB family protein has protein sequence METKKEIVDFVNKGSVVRKIWGNSDTILFIFAGASAEFALNKAVDWLYYTGKLPSDPLGRLFSTVSYARKIVFSSTEEANKAIDTMRQIHAAVEHNRGATIPDWAYRDVLFMLIHYSIASYELLERKLKEDEKEEVYNVFYRVGKRMGLSELPKTYTEWLPVRESHLIENLKASKYTFDLFKQYKKHLGIFRYKVLIEAQKLVVPKRVKKLLYLNNSSLLSIAIPVYKLSRNIKMNQFLKNLLLPPDYKIEIRELDIHPV, from the coding sequence ATGGAAACCAAAAAAGAAATAGTAGACTTTGTGAATAAAGGTTCTGTTGTTAGAAAAATCTGGGGAAATAGTGACACCATTCTTTTCATTTTTGCTGGAGCTTCTGCCGAATTTGCACTAAACAAAGCAGTAGATTGGCTCTATTATACAGGAAAATTACCTTCAGATCCTTTAGGGAGATTGTTTTCGACAGTTAGTTACGCTAGGAAAATAGTCTTTTCGTCAACAGAGGAAGCTAATAAAGCTATTGATACGATGAGACAAATACACGCAGCTGTAGAACACAATCGAGGAGCAACAATTCCTGACTGGGCCTATCGTGATGTGTTGTTTATGCTAATTCATTATTCTATCGCTTCGTACGAACTTTTAGAAAGAAAATTGAAGGAGGATGAAAAAGAGGAAGTCTATAATGTCTTTTATCGTGTGGGAAAAAGAATGGGATTATCCGAATTACCAAAAACTTATACCGAATGGCTTCCTGTGAGAGAATCTCATTTGATAGAAAACCTAAAAGCCAGCAAATATACTTTTGACCTATTCAAACAATACAAAAAACACTTAGGCATTTTTAGATACAAAGTACTAATTGAAGCTCAAAAACTAGTTGTTCCAAAACGGGTAAAAAAGTTATTGTATCTGAATAATTCCTCTTTGTTATCGATTGCGATTCCAGTTTATAAATTGAGTCGGAATATAAAAATGAACCAATTTTTAAAAAATTTATTACTCCCACCTGATTATAAAATTGAAATAAGGGAACTGGATATTCATCCCGTTTAA
- the creD gene encoding cell envelope integrity protein CreD — translation MEISKNEEIQNNEPKSFFQSTTAKMLMVGFLTLVLLIPLFFVQDLIRERSVRKMEMVDEVTNLWGKDILFYGPILRIPYTSYEAYNVTNSKTGVTTIERKAISNYAYFFPNELKNTSNIKKNESLKRGIFNHVVFTADMNFKGSFSNPNFSKLNIAEENIQWDKATVLVKTTNLKSIKSELKIQLNSDKFSFEPQNNDKSEYSVLATNNFDYKTLVNKEKIDFNFTITYNGSNSVEFIPIGKTTQVSVDSDWESPSFDGSFAASDTTKTINKKGFHADWKILDINRTFSQQYANALPDLDDYLFGVKLIQTVDEYQQNERASKYGFLVIGLTFLIFFLIQSVSKINIHIFQYSMIGLALIMFYTLLISITEHSTFSFAYSIAGASVVAMITLYSISILKNRKFPMFIGISLSVLYTFIYVIIQMEDYALLVGSIGLFAILGAVMYFSRKIDWSK, via the coding sequence ATGGAAATTTCAAAAAATGAAGAAATTCAAAACAACGAACCAAAATCCTTTTTTCAATCTACTACAGCCAAAATGCTAATGGTAGGATTTTTAACGCTTGTCTTATTAATTCCGTTATTCTTCGTGCAAGATTTAATCCGAGAACGTTCGGTACGAAAAATGGAAATGGTGGATGAAGTAACTAATTTATGGGGAAAAGACATTCTATTTTATGGACCAATTCTTCGTATTCCCTATACGAGCTATGAAGCTTATAATGTAACTAATTCTAAAACTGGGGTAACTACTATTGAAAGAAAAGCAATATCAAATTATGCCTATTTCTTCCCAAATGAATTGAAAAACACTTCAAACATCAAGAAAAACGAATCGCTTAAACGGGGGATTTTCAACCATGTCGTTTTCACGGCTGATATGAATTTTAAAGGAAGTTTCTCGAATCCCAACTTTTCAAAATTGAATATTGCTGAAGAAAACATTCAATGGGATAAAGCAACTGTACTAGTAAAAACTACGAATCTAAAAAGCATCAAAAGCGAATTAAAAATTCAGCTGAATAGTGATAAATTTTCATTTGAACCTCAAAATAATGACAAAAGCGAATACAGTGTTTTAGCCACCAATAACTTCGACTATAAAACATTAGTCAACAAAGAAAAAATCGATTTTAATTTTACTATTACCTATAACGGAAGTAATAGTGTAGAATTTATTCCTATTGGAAAGACAACTCAAGTGAGTGTGGATTCTGATTGGGAATCGCCTAGTTTTGACGGCTCATTTGCTGCAAGCGACACTACAAAAACTATAAATAAAAAAGGATTTCACGCCGATTGGAAAATTCTCGATATCAACAGAACCTTTTCGCAACAATATGCTAATGCTCTACCTGATTTAGATGATTATCTTTTCGGAGTAAAATTAATTCAAACCGTAGACGAATACCAACAGAACGAACGTGCTTCTAAATATGGTTTTCTAGTAATTGGATTAACCTTTTTAATCTTCTTTTTGATACAATCCGTTAGCAAAATAAACATTCATATTTTCCAATATTCAATGATTGGTTTGGCGCTGATTATGTTCTACACCCTATTGATTTCCATAACTGAACACAGTACCTTTAGTTTTGCCTACAGCATCGCTGGTGCTTCTGTAGTGGCGATGATAACCCTCTATTCCATTTCCATATTAAAAAATAGAAAGTTTCCCATGTTTATAGGTATTTCGCTTTCAGTGTTATATACGTTTATCTATGTTATTATTCAAATGGAAGATTATGCTTTACTGGTTGGAAGTATAGGATTGTTTGCCATATTAGGTGCTGTGATGTATTTTTCCAGAAAAATTGATTGGAGTAAATAA
- a CDS encoding DUF1361 domain-containing protein, translating to MDKILSVYLLDKKQNSILILLALLSLGLMLLRVKLTREIYLLFLLWNLFLAYIPYFLSSKIKTSIPGTLSFYFIGITWLLFLPNSFYLITDFVHLHHFNSYQYLFDILLLTSFTIAGFYAGILSLFDIHHLLQMKYSFKKSCFLIGVSIYLSAFGIYLGRILRFNSWDIIRHPFTLFYHSWKSIQNSETLLFTLVLGTLIFLIYGISYSFNNKKINWKIFNLFSHYLFWNWHFIPNRQSPIS from the coding sequence ATGGACAAAATCTTATCGGTTTATTTATTAGATAAAAAACAAAATTCTATTTTAATACTATTAGCCTTGCTATCATTGGGTTTAATGCTGTTACGTGTTAAACTCACACGTGAAATCTATTTACTTTTTCTGCTCTGGAATTTGTTTTTAGCTTATATCCCCTATTTTTTGTCGAGTAAAATTAAGACTAGTATTCCTGGTACTTTATCTTTTTATTTCATAGGAATAACTTGGTTGCTTTTCTTGCCAAACTCCTTTTATTTAATAACGGATTTTGTTCATCTACATCACTTTAATAGTTATCAATATCTCTTTGATATTTTGCTGTTAACTTCCTTTACAATTGCAGGATTCTATGCTGGAATACTTTCACTGTTTGATATACATCATCTATTACAAATGAAATACAGCTTTAAAAAAAGCTGTTTCTTGATTGGAGTTAGTATTTATCTATCGGCATTTGGTATTTATCTTGGTAGAATATTGCGCTTTAACAGCTGGGATATCATAAGACATCCTTTTACGCTTTTTTACCATAGTTGGAAAAGCATTCAAAATAGTGAAACTCTTTTATTCACATTGGTTCTTGGCACTCTCATCTTTCTTATTTATGGCATTTCATATTCGTTTAACAACAAAAAAATCAACTGGAAAATTTTCAACCTATTTAGCCATTATCTCTTTTGGAATTGGCACTTTATTCCTAATCGCCAATCTCCTATTTCCTAA
- a CDS encoding winged helix-turn-helix domain-containing protein has translation MKNIIQNINKAFDHRIRLGIMSILMVNESADFNTLKELLGVTDGNLASHAKALETEEYIMIEKQFIGKKPNTKYMATPAGKKAFKDHIEALEKLISKS, from the coding sequence TTGAAAAACATCATTCAAAATATCAACAAAGCCTTTGATCACCGAATTCGTTTGGGCATTATGTCGATTTTGATGGTGAACGAGAGTGCCGATTTTAATACGCTCAAAGAATTGCTTGGTGTCACAGACGGAAATTTAGCTAGTCATGCCAAAGCACTGGAAACCGAGGAATACATTATGATTGAAAAGCAATTTATTGGTAAAAAACCAAATACAAAATACATGGCAACACCTGCTGGGAAGAAGGCTTTTAAAGACCATATTGAAGCCTTAGAAAAATTGATCTCAAAAAGTTAA
- a CDS encoding M20/M25/M40 family metallo-hydrolase, with protein sequence MKKIALFTLFLTSVVYSQSKDQQMFKDIYTFSLTNSNCYSWLDDLSNKIGSRLSGSVSAEKGIAYAKSKLETLGLDKVYLQEVMVPKWVRGEKETAYILDNKTKTAIPICALGGSIATAKNGLTAEVIEVHSLKELEILGTEKIKGKIVFYNRPFEPENIDAFKSYGNCVDQRFYGAKEAAKYGAAATIVRSMNFRLDDFPHTGAQSYGDLPKEKYIPTAAISTNGAELLSKKLKGNSGLKFYMKLSCQTFEDVLSYNVIGEITGSEHPEKIMIVGGHIDSWDLADGSQDDGAGVVQSMEVLELFKKLNYKPKNTIRAVLFINEENGGKGGKKYEELAKQNKENHIFALESDAGGFSPRGFTFECDAANFEKVNNWKYLFDPYLIQSFTIGGTGSDIGHLTSAKIVKAGLAPDSQRYFDYHHAANDTFDAVNKRELELGAATMASLMYLFDQYGID encoded by the coding sequence ATGAAAAAAATCGCACTTTTCACATTATTCCTTACTTCTGTAGTGTATTCCCAAAGCAAAGACCAACAAATGTTTAAGGATATCTATACTTTTTCGTTAACCAATTCCAATTGTTATTCCTGGTTAGATGATTTGTCTAATAAAATTGGTTCTAGATTATCAGGTTCGGTTAGTGCTGAAAAAGGGATTGCTTATGCAAAATCAAAACTAGAAACTTTAGGATTGGATAAAGTATATCTTCAAGAAGTGATGGTACCAAAATGGGTAAGGGGTGAAAAAGAAACGGCTTATATTTTGGATAATAAAACAAAAACTGCTATTCCCATTTGTGCACTTGGAGGTTCTATTGCTACCGCAAAAAATGGATTGACAGCTGAGGTTATAGAAGTTCATAGCTTGAAAGAACTAGAAATCCTTGGAACTGAAAAAATTAAAGGAAAAATAGTTTTCTATAACAGACCCTTTGAACCCGAAAATATTGATGCTTTTAAATCCTATGGGAATTGTGTTGATCAAAGATTCTATGGTGCTAAAGAAGCTGCAAAATATGGGGCAGCGGCTACGATAGTTCGTTCCATGAACTTCAGATTAGATGATTTTCCGCATACGGGTGCGCAAAGTTATGGTGATTTACCAAAAGAAAAATATATCCCAACAGCTGCTATCAGTACAAATGGAGCTGAACTATTGAGCAAAAAATTAAAAGGGAATAGTGGTTTAAAATTCTATATGAAGTTATCTTGTCAAACATTTGAAGATGTTCTTTCTTATAATGTTATTGGAGAGATTACAGGTTCTGAACATCCTGAAAAAATTATGATTGTTGGAGGACACATTGATTCTTGGGATTTAGCAGATGGCTCTCAAGATGATGGAGCTGGTGTGGTACAAAGCATGGAAGTTTTAGAGTTATTTAAAAAATTAAACTATAAACCCAAAAATACGATTAGAGCTGTACTTTTCATAAATGAAGAAAACGGAGGAAAGGGCGGAAAAAAATACGAAGAGTTAGCAAAGCAGAATAAAGAAAATCACATTTTTGCTCTCGAAAGTGATGCCGGAGGATTTTCCCCAAGAGGATTTACTTTTGAATGTGATGCAGCCAATTTTGAAAAAGTAAACAATTGGAAATATTTATTTGACCCTTATTTAATTCAAAGTTTTACTATTGGTGGAACGGGTTCAGATATTGGACATTTAACTTCTGCAAAAATTGTAAAAGCTGGATTGGCGCCGGACTCTCAGCGTTATTTTGATTATCATCACGCTGCGAATGATACATTTGATGCTGTGAATAAAAGAGAATTAGAACTTGGTGCTGCAACTATGGCTTCATTGATGTATTTATTTGACCAATATGGGATTGATTAG
- the kdsA gene encoding 3-deoxy-8-phosphooctulonate synthase, which yields MNIHSIPQIKHTDSGNFFVLAGPCAIEGEEMAMKIAEKLVTITDKLQIPYVFKGSFKKANRSRIDSFSGIGDEKALKILRKVSETFHIPTVTDIHTNEDADMAAQYVDVLQIPAFLVRQTDLVVAAANTGKVVNLKKGQFMSPESMKHAVQKVLDCNNQNVMVTDRGTMFGYQDMIVDFRGIPTMQNYATTVLDVTHSLQQPNQTTGVTGGRPDMIETIAKAGIVVGVDGIFIETHFDPAHAKSDGANMLHLDYFEGLMTRLVAIRKTINQF from the coding sequence ATGAATATTCATTCTATTCCACAAATCAAACATACTGATAGTGGGAATTTCTTTGTACTCGCTGGACCATGCGCCATAGAAGGAGAAGAAATGGCAATGAAAATTGCTGAAAAATTAGTTACTATAACTGATAAATTACAAATCCCATACGTTTTTAAAGGATCGTTCAAAAAAGCCAATCGTTCTAGAATTGACAGTTTTTCTGGAATTGGTGATGAAAAAGCTTTAAAAATACTTCGCAAAGTTTCGGAAACTTTTCATATTCCAACTGTAACCGACATACATACCAATGAAGATGCCGACATGGCTGCCCAATATGTTGATGTATTACAAATTCCTGCCTTTTTAGTTCGTCAAACGGATTTAGTGGTGGCTGCTGCCAATACCGGTAAAGTAGTCAATCTGAAAAAAGGACAGTTCATGAGTCCAGAAAGTATGAAACACGCTGTTCAAAAAGTATTGGATTGTAATAATCAAAATGTAATGGTTACCGATAGAGGAACTATGTTTGGGTATCAAGATATGATTGTAGATTTTCGTGGTATTCCAACCATGCAAAATTATGCAACGACCGTTTTAGATGTAACCCATTCATTACAACAACCTAATCAAACCACTGGAGTAACCGGAGGAAGACCCGATATGATTGAAACCATTGCCAAAGCTGGAATTGTTGTTGGTGTTGATGGTATTTTCATAGAAACCCATTTTGACCCAGCACATGCTAAAAGTGATGGTGCCAATATGCTGCATTTGGATTATTTTGAAGGTCTAATGACAAGGCTAGTAGCTATCCGAAAAACAATTAATCAATTTTAA
- a CDS encoding 2-dehydro-3-deoxyphosphooctonate aldolase, with amino-acid sequence MKPKIHEYRKTNSSIVSKNLIQLTFIIVILSLFTSCVSTKSTLKNVDNNAPMPTLSKDNTFVLTEYSKDKKYGYDPDYPVNVFYLNTKSENLNAERYLNALAGPKGEPITYIKLESCCPFPTKRSEMGAGFLDVYEVRWKGQAEPIKLYLNIYERGYLLVPLGLSIKK; translated from the coding sequence ATGAAACCAAAAATTCACGAATACAGAAAAACCAATAGTAGCATTGTGAGTAAAAATCTAATCCAACTGACATTTATTATTGTCATACTTTCTTTGTTTACCTCATGTGTTAGTACAAAATCGACATTAAAGAATGTAGATAATAATGCACCGATGCCCACCTTATCAAAAGACAATACTTTTGTTTTAACAGAGTATAGTAAAGACAAAAAATATGGTTATGATCCTGATTATCCTGTCAATGTTTTTTATTTAAATACTAAAAGCGAAAACTTAAATGCTGAACGTTACTTGAATGCTTTAGCTGGGCCGAAAGGCGAACCCATTACCTATATAAAATTAGAAAGCTGTTGTCCATTCCCTACAAAAAGATCAGAAATGGGAGCTGGTTTTCTCGATGTATATGAAGTACGATGGAAAGGACAAGCAGAACCTATCAAACTTTATTTAAACATCTATGAAAGAGGATACTTACTTGTTCCTTTAGGGCTTTCGATAAAAAAATAA